A window of Panicum virgatum strain AP13 chromosome 8K, P.virgatum_v5, whole genome shotgun sequence contains these coding sequences:
- the LOC120645051 gene encoding zein-alpha PMS1-like: MATKIFALLALLALSVSATTAVIIPQYSLAASAATIPQYLSPIAAVGYEHPIVQSNRLQHALAASILQSQAIVLQQQSALLQQQSLAHLTVQSTMAQQQHRVLSPFSQLALQNPAAYLQQQMLLPFNQLAAVNSAAYSQQQLLPFNQLAAANSVAFSQQLFNPFAVAQPAAFWQQQQLVNQLALTSSAAFFQRPIVGSTIF; this comes from the coding sequence ATGGCAACAAAGATATTTGCCCTCCTTGCACTCCTTGCTCTCTCTGTGAGTGCTACCACCGCGGTAATTATTCCGCAGTACTCACTAGCCGCCTCCGCTGCCACTATTCCACAGTACCTCTCACCTATCGCAGCCGTCGGATATGAGCACCCGATTGTGCAGTCCAACAGGCTTCAGCATGCACTTGCTGCTAGCATCCTACAATCACAGGCAATTGTCCTACAGCAACAGTCTGCCTTACTGCAGCAGCAATCTTTGGCCCATCTGACAGTACAGAGCACCATGGCACAACAACAACATCGCGTTCTTTCACCGTTCAGCCAGCTAGCCCTGCAGAACCCCGCCGCCTACTTGCAGCAACAGATGTTGCTCCCATTCAACCAACTAGCCGCCGTGAACTCCGCTGCTTACTCACAGCAGCAACTGCTTCCATTCAACCAACTAGCTGCTGCGAACTCCGTCGCCTTCTCGCAGCAGCTGTTCAACCCATTTGCTGTGGCTCAACCCGCCGCCTtctggcagcaacagcagctagTCAACCAACTGGCTTTGACGAGTTCTGCAGCCTTCTTCCAGCGACCCATCGTTGGTTCTACCATCTTCTGA
- the LOC120645046 gene encoding zein-alpha PMS1-like encodes MATKIFALLALLALSVSATTAVIIPQYSLAASAATIPQYLSPIAAVGYEHPIVQSNRLQHALAASILQSQAIVLQQQSALLQQQSLAHLTVQSTMAQQQQRVLSPFSQLARQNPAAYLQQQMLLPFNQLAAVNSAAYSQQQLLPFNQLAVANSVAFSQQLFNPFAVAQPAAFWQQQQLVNQLALTSSAAFFQRPIVGSTIF; translated from the coding sequence ATGGCAACAAAGATATTTGCCCTCCTTGCACTCCTTGCTCTCTCTGTGAGTGCTACCACCGCGGTAATTATTCCGCAGTACTCACTAGCCGCCTCCGCTGCCACTATTCCACAGTACCTCTCACCTATCGCAGCCGTCGGATATGAGCACCCGATTGTGCAGTCCAACAGGCTTCAGCATGCACTTGCTGCTAGCATCCTACAATCACAGGCCATTGTCCTACAACAACAGTCTGCCTTACTGCAGCAGCAATCTTTGGCCCATCTGACAGTACAGAGCACCAtggcacaacaacaacaacgcgTTCTTTCACCGTTCAGCCAGCTAGCCCGGCAGAACCCTGCCGCCTACTTGCAGCAACAGATGTTGCTCCCATTCAACCAACTAGCCGCCGTGAACTCCGCTGCTTACTCACAGCAGCAACTGCTTCCATTCAACCAACTAGCTGTTGCGAACTCTGTCGCCTTCTCGCAGCAGCTGTTCAACCCATTTGCTGTGGCTCAACCCGCCGCCTtctggcagcaacagcagctagTCAACCAACTGGCTTTGACGAGTTCTGCAGCCTTCTTCCAGCGACCCATCGTTGGTTCTACCATCTTCTGA
- the LOC120645903 gene encoding uncharacterized protein LOC120645903: MGAWLSKQQASPAPASSPPPCWSGLPPELADIVLRRLPSLADRARFASGCRHVATQYSPSPPGLPPALPWLNFHDGSFRSLPDGEPHSFPLGEDTLCGGSSGCGGPWSSSPSRRHFLKNPLLGTTRWLPGHCREPVDLNPDGSRRPVSTSTSTSTRFLISKVIVCSGDLIAATVNYHITGPCAVVCCRPGTSSWSAGLRDGRWYKDMALYKGKLYTVADDGSLFAHEVTEDTCNGEGEQVIKAPRFRLEHIMPDEPYFTPDCVKTCYLVISRDHKLLMVLRWIVVPCCDCYRAEQDCTPHMALKVFEADLEMCRWVEVRSLGDQVLFVSPYSSKAISSDDCGYLRGNQIYFIDDSLTVWRFWPSSKPCTSGVYDMSSGTMRSISLGGLVTNDQAKGSWFFPC, translated from the coding sequence ATGGGCGCCTGGCTGAGCAAGCAGCAGGCTTCTCCGGCTccagcgagctcgccgccgccgtgctggtCGGGGCTCCCGCCGGAGCTCGCGGACATCGTCCTGCGCCGCCTGCCCTCCCTCGCCGACCGCGCTCGCTTCGCCTCCGGCTGCCGCCACGTCGCGACGCAgtactcgccgtcgccgcccggccTGCCCCCGGCGCTCCCGTGGCTCAACTTCCACGACGGCTCCTTCCGGAGCCTCCCGGATGGCGAGCCGCACTCCTTCCCCCTCGGCGAGGACACGCTGTGCGGCGGCTCCTCCGGCTGCGGTGGTCCGTGGTCGTCCagccccagccgccgccactTCCTCAAGAACCCGCTGCTCGGAACCACCAGGTGGCTCCCCGGCCATTGCAGGGAGCCCGTCGACCTCAACCCCGACGGCTCGCGGCGCCccgtctccacctccacctccacctccaccaggtTCCTCATCAGCAAGGTCATCGTGTGCTCCGGCGACCTCATCGCCGCCACGGTGAACTACCACATCACCGGCCCGTGCGCCGTCGTGTGCTGCCGCCCGGGCACGTCGTCGTGGTCGGCGGGCCTGCGCGACGGCCGTTGGTACAAAGACATGGCCTTGTACAAGGGGAAGCTCTACACCGTCGCCGACGATGGCAGCCTCTTCGCGCACGAGGTCACCGAGGACACCTGCAATGGCGAGGGCGAGCAGGTGATCAAGGCGCCACGTTTCCGGTTGGAGCACATAATGCCGGATGAACCTTACTTTACTCCGGACTGCGTCAAAACATGCTACCTCGTCATCTCCCGTGATCACAAGCTGCTGATGGTGCTACGATGGATCGTCGTTCCTTGTTGCGATTGTTACCGTGCCGAGCAGGACTGCACACCGCACATGGCACTGAAGGTGTTCGAGGCAGACTTGGAGATGTGCCGGTGGGTAGAAGTGAGGAGCTTGGGGGATCAAGTGCTCTTCGTCAGCCCGTACTCCTCCAAGGCCATTAGTAGTGACGACTGTGGCTATTTGCGAGGGAACCAGATCTACTTCATCGATGACAGTCTTACGGTGTGGCGTTTCTGGCCAAGTAGCAAACCGTGTACCAGTGGTGTGTATGATATGAGCAGCGGCACAATGCGTTCCATTTCGTTGGGTGGCTTGGTGACCAATGATCAAGCCAAGGGGTCATGGTTCTTCCCATGCTGA
- the LOC120645047 gene encoding kafirin PSKR2-like codes for MATKTFALLVVLALLVSVATAVFIPQWSLASTAATIPQYIPSVTSVGFENPIVQSYRLQQALASSIIPSALWQQQSSAHLAVQSVVAQQQLQQLSPAFNQLAIANPTTFLQQQQLFQALNQLAVANTASYSQQQMSSFNQLAVANPAAILQQQLLTLNPLTAVNPTAFLQQ; via the coding sequence ATGGCAACAAAGACATTTGCCCTCCTTGTAGTCCTTGCTCTTTTAGTGAGCGTGGCCACAGCAGTCTTTATCCCACAATGGTCACTAGCTTCCACCGCTGCAACTATTCCGCAATACATCCCATCAGTAACAAGTGTGGGGTTTGAAAACCCAATTGTGCAATCCTACAGGCTACAGCAAGCGCTCGCATCAAGCATCATACCATCAGCCTTATGGCAGCAACAATCCTCAGCCCATTTGGCAGTACAAAGCGTCGTCGCACAGCAACAACTGCAACAGCTTTCGCCAGCATTCAATCAACTAGCCATCGCAAACCCTACTACCTTCTTGCAACAACAGCAGCTTTTCCAAGCACTCAACCAACTGGCTGTAGCTAACACTGCTTCCTACTCGCAGCAACAGATGTCTTCATTCAACCAACTGGCTGTTGCAAACCCTGCCGCCATCTTGCAGCAGCAACTGCTAACACTGAACCCACTAACTGCGGTAAATCCCACCGCCTTCTTGCAACAATAG
- the LOC120645904 gene encoding uncharacterized protein LOC120645904, with protein sequence MSSSSFPATLRTLRAAWRGVREALSFSSTRLRQHTGAHLHRIDRYSAVEAAALAGQRIETAPFRVGGHEWRLHFYPRGVLAASDDDAGRVSVDLILWSRRDPWWRLLPAMPSDVTAACRVSIALDGDGGNRAFCTAVGPHRFRGSLSSSGAMDVATVEELRAALRRWEGAGDGIVVRCDVTVTSLEESRIMWCIRQLVSKINLDSIR encoded by the coding sequence atgtcgtcgtcgtcgtttcCGGCGACGCTGCGGACGCTCCGCGCCGCGTGGCGGGGCGTGCGGGAGGCGCTCTCCTTCTCCTCCACCCGCCTGCGGCAGCACACCGGCGCGCACCTGCACCGGATCGACCGCTACTCCGCTGTcgaagcggcggcgctcgccgggcAGCGCATCGAGACGGCGCCGTTCCGCGTCGGCGGCCACGAGTGGCGGCTGCACTTCTACCCCAGGGGCGTCCTCGCCGCTTCCGACGACGACGCTGGCCGCGTCTCCGTCGACCTCATTCTCTGGTCCCGCCGCGACCCCTGGTGGAGGCTGCTCCCGGCCATGCCATCGGACGTGACCGCCGCGTGCAGGGTGAGCATCGCCCTCGACGGCGACGGTGGGAACCGGGCGTTCTGCACGGCCGTGGGGCCGCACCGCTTCCGCGGCAGCTTGTCCAGCTCCGGCGCCATGGACGTGGCCACGGTGGAGGAGCTgagggcggcgctgcggcgctgggagggcgccggcgacgggATCGTCGTCCGGTGCGACGTCACCGTGACGAGCCTCGAGGAGTCCCGGATCATGTGGTGCATTCGTCAGCTAGTTAGCAAAATAAATTTGGATTCAATTCGATGA